Proteins encoded within one genomic window of Longimicrobium sp.:
- a CDS encoding CopD family protein translates to MPHAPDRPRAAPRRPLRAFALAAACLAAVLAATPAAAHTRLQSSTPAAGSAVGDSLREVRLRFTRPVSDDLTRLVLMLGTDTVAAGNLGVVPGTDGTEYAFALPARLRPGAYVVHWRTAGADGHVIRGDFAFTVEGDTTAAAPDSSTGAAAAGATAGLPGTPEAVEAGGSGTSSPAAGVLPVLVRWGGFLALLGMIGAVAFYLFVLRRLRGDAVPERVVDRAAYGAWYLAAGAAALSALTLALRLWIQSAQLNGAAGAFESANLDTLLTGTTWGGAWILQAIATVAFFVGLMVARAPHGRSVGWLGAAAAAVLVSAVPALSGHAASEERLTALAIASDTLHVLGAGVWMGTLAAVLAAGLPAAASAPGDDGVPAFAAMVRAFSPVALVGAGAAAATGIVNSLFHVNAPGELFGTSYGLVLLLKLALLGVVAALGFYNWRRVLPDLDGEKSHARLRRSAGTELAVGTVVVLVTAVLVALPTP, encoded by the coding sequence ATGCCCCACGCGCCCGACCGTCCGCGAGCGGCCCCGCGCCGCCCGCTCCGCGCCTTCGCCCTCGCGGCGGCCTGCCTCGCCGCGGTGCTCGCCGCCACGCCCGCGGCGGCGCACACCAGGCTGCAGTCGTCCACGCCCGCCGCCGGCTCCGCCGTGGGCGACTCGCTGCGGGAGGTGCGGCTGCGCTTCACCCGGCCCGTCTCGGACGACCTCACCCGCCTGGTGCTGATGCTGGGCACCGACACCGTGGCGGCCGGGAACCTGGGCGTGGTGCCGGGGACGGACGGGACGGAGTACGCCTTCGCGCTCCCCGCCCGCCTGCGGCCCGGCGCGTACGTGGTGCACTGGCGGACGGCGGGCGCGGACGGCCACGTGATCCGCGGCGACTTCGCCTTCACCGTCGAGGGCGACACCACGGCGGCCGCGCCGGACTCGTCCACCGGCGCGGCGGCGGCGGGGGCGACGGCGGGTCTGCCGGGGACGCCGGAGGCGGTGGAGGCGGGGGGCTCGGGGACGTCGTCGCCCGCCGCCGGGGTGCTGCCGGTGCTGGTGCGCTGGGGCGGGTTCCTGGCGCTCCTGGGGATGATCGGCGCGGTGGCGTTCTACCTGTTCGTGCTGCGGCGGCTGCGCGGCGACGCGGTCCCGGAGCGGGTGGTGGACCGCGCGGCGTACGGGGCCTGGTACCTGGCGGCGGGCGCGGCGGCGCTCTCGGCGCTCACGCTGGCGCTGCGGCTCTGGATCCAGTCGGCGCAGCTGAACGGGGCGGCGGGGGCGTTCGAGAGCGCCAACCTCGACACGCTCCTCACCGGCACCACCTGGGGCGGGGCCTGGATACTCCAGGCGATCGCCACCGTGGCCTTCTTCGTGGGGCTGATGGTGGCGCGCGCGCCGCACGGCCGCTCGGTGGGGTGGCTGGGAGCGGCGGCGGCCGCGGTGCTGGTCTCGGCCGTCCCCGCGCTCTCGGGGCACGCGGCCTCGGAGGAGCGGCTGACCGCGCTGGCGATCGCGAGCGACACGCTGCACGTGCTGGGCGCCGGGGTGTGGATGGGGACGCTCGCCGCCGTGCTGGCCGCCGGCCTCCCCGCCGCGGCGTCGGCGCCCGGGGATGATGGCGTGCCCGCCTTCGCGGCGATGGTGCGGGCGTTCAGCCCCGTGGCGCTGGTGGGCGCGGGCGCGGCGGCGGCGACGGGGATCGTCAACTCGCTCTTCCACGTGAACGCGCCGGGCGAGCTGTTCGGCACCTCGTACGGGCTGGTGCTGCTGCTCAAGCTGGCGCTGCTGGGGGTGGTGGCCGCGCTCGGCTTCTACAACTGGCGCCGCGTCCTCCCCGACCTGGACGGCGAGAAGTCGCACGCACGGCTCCGCCGCTCCGCGGGGACCGAGCTCGCCGTGGGCACCGTGGTCGTGCTGGTCACCGCCGTGCTGGTCGCGCTGCCGACGCCGTAG